A single region of the Paraburkholderia sprentiae WSM5005 genome encodes:
- a CDS encoding methyl-accepting chemotaxis protein, with translation MLLLLRNLKIRNRLFVSFAIVILLLCSAAGFALFQAHEIQSHLLDIKQNWMESVKTIADLRLALSTDRRSTLGLVLSDTRNAKDTNAAIRAEALNQLRKSVERYEKHARPGEDRQYFENDKKAIAAYAMINKELYTLAMSDNPDLATERVLANTKIFAVFKATEETLTAHMDFIQKQADQAAEKAIHDYDVALMLTCTVICIAMVATVYVCNTVATSIVFPLNDAVKIAEAVASGDLTSEVRVHSDTELGQLMRALRSMNESLVDIVKQVRSGSEAVLTGASEIAAGNENLSQRTEEQAASLEQTVASIQQLTATVQNNAANAKQGLKLAQTTSDLANRGGEVMKHVVTTMSGIADQSRKVADIIATIEGIAFQTNILALNAAVEAARAGNEGRGFAVVAQEVRTLAQRSATAAKEIKELVSNSVTRVDQGSRLVNDAGSKINEVVSEFAHVSTLMEEITHASDDGHRGIMEINKAIGEIDTVTQHNAALVEEAAAAARGVHAEAERLQTLVTNFMIARAI, from the coding sequence ATGCTCCTGCTTCTTCGCAATCTCAAAATACGCAACCGGCTGTTCGTTAGCTTCGCGATCGTTATCCTGCTGCTATGCAGTGCCGCGGGATTTGCGCTCTTCCAGGCGCATGAGATTCAATCACATCTACTGGACATCAAACAGAATTGGATGGAGTCAGTCAAAACGATTGCGGATCTTCGTCTGGCGCTCAGTACAGATCGTCGTTCCACGCTGGGTCTTGTCTTGTCTGATACCAGGAATGCCAAAGATACCAATGCTGCGATTCGAGCCGAAGCCTTGAATCAGCTGAGAAAGAGTGTCGAGCGCTATGAGAAACACGCGCGCCCGGGCGAGGATCGTCAGTATTTCGAGAACGATAAGAAAGCAATCGCTGCGTACGCGATGATCAACAAAGAACTCTACACGCTTGCAATGTCTGATAATCCGGATCTTGCTACCGAGCGTGTGCTCGCCAACACCAAGATCTTTGCTGTTTTCAAAGCCACGGAGGAGACGCTCACCGCCCATATGGACTTCATTCAGAAGCAGGCAGATCAGGCTGCGGAAAAGGCCATTCATGATTACGATGTGGCCTTGATGCTGACGTGCACCGTAATATGTATCGCTATGGTTGCTACGGTATATGTCTGCAACACGGTTGCGACGTCGATCGTCTTCCCGTTGAATGACGCCGTAAAGATTGCTGAGGCAGTTGCGTCAGGGGATTTGACGTCAGAAGTCAGGGTACATTCCGACACTGAACTCGGCCAATTGATGCGTGCGCTTCGCAGCATGAATGAGAGTCTCGTGGACATCGTAAAGCAAGTCCGGTCCGGCAGTGAGGCGGTATTGACCGGCGCATCCGAAATCGCCGCGGGGAACGAGAATCTGAGCCAGCGCACCGAGGAACAGGCGGCGTCTCTCGAGCAGACGGTAGCTTCGATCCAGCAGTTGACGGCGACGGTGCAGAACAACGCGGCGAATGCCAAACAAGGCCTCAAACTCGCACAGACTACGTCCGATCTGGCAAACAGAGGTGGAGAGGTCATGAAACACGTTGTGACCACCATGAGCGGCATTGCCGATCAATCGAGGAAAGTCGCCGACATCATTGCGACTATCGAGGGCATCGCTTTTCAGACCAATATCCTGGCCCTTAACGCGGCGGTCGAAGCCGCACGTGCCGGCAACGAAGGCCGTGGCTTCGCCGTCGTGGCCCAGGAAGTCCGCACGCTGGCTCAACGCTCGGCAACGGCGGCCAAAGAGATCAAGGAATTGGTCAGCAATTCGGTCACCCGCGTTGACCAGGGATCTCGACTGGTGAACGATGCCGGGTCCAAAATCAACGAGGTGGTGAGTGAGTTCGCCCACGTATCGACTCTGATGGAGGAGATCACCCACGCATCCGATGACGGTCACCGGGGCATCATGGAGATAAATAAGGCGATCGGCGAAATCGATACAGTGACCCAGCACAACGCAGCCTTGGTCGAAGAGGCCGCTGCTGCAGCCCGTGGCGTTCATGCAGAAGCAGAGCGCCTACAGACACTGGTTACTAACTTCATGATCGCACGCGCCATCTAA